Genomic segment of Alcanivorax borkumensis SK2:
CACAGCGCCTCCGTTCCCGGATGGTACTTGCATGGGTGTTTCACTATGATGCCCCCAGACTTGTCATCCCGGCTTAGGGGGCAGGGTCGAGTTGAATGTTCAAAGTGCAAACGCGCAGGAGATTCCTCCCCATGACCGGTAGCCTAGCCGCTAATCGTTCGAGGTGATCCGCAGCGCAGACCGATTTCGGCTGACAACAAGCGCGAAGTCGTGTTTTAACTTTGAGCTTTCAACTTTGCCCCCGCCGGTTTAAAAGCATATTTTTCTGCTACTTTATTCGTATTATTGCATTGACTCTAGTCCAAACTGCCAGGCGGCCTGCTCGCCAGTACGAAACGAGGATATCCATGCGTGATCGTCTGCTGGCTCTGATTGCCGGCCTGCTCTTCCCCCTAGCTTTTGCCCCCTATGATCTCTGGCCTCTGTTGTTTGTCAGCATCGGGCTGGGCTACTGGTGCCAGCAGCAGGCGAGCTCTGCCCGCGAAGCATTACTACGTGGCTGGCTGTACGGGCTGGGCATGTTCGCTTTCGGTATTTCCTGGGTGCATGTTTCCATGCACGACTACGGCTTCATGCCGCTGTGGATGGCGATTCCGTTCACCGGGCTATTTGCGGCTTTCCTGGCCTTGTTTTACGGCCTCACTTTTTACGCCAGCTGGCGGCTGGGACGTTCGGCTCTGGCCTTTGCCGGTATCTGGTTACTGCTGGACTGGCTGCGTGGCGTACTCCTGACCGGTTTCCCCTGGCTATATGCTGGCTACGCCCTGATCGACTCCCCTTTCGCCACTTTGGCCCCCATAGGCGGAGTCTGGCTGTTGACCCTTAGCGCGGTGTTGATCAGCGCCTGTTTGATTCGCCTGACTAACTGGCGCAGAGGCGGGTACGCCGGGCTGGTCGCATCCAGCGCCCTGCTGATTCTCACTGCGGCCTCTCACACTCTCACCTTCACCCAACCCAGCGGGTCTGCCCAGAAAGTTGCGCTGGTACAGGGCAATATCCCCCAGGACCTCAAATGGCAGCTATCCATGCGAGAACGAACCCAGCAGATCTATCAAGACCTGACACGGGATATTCCCGCCGACACCCTGGTAGTTTGGCCAGAATCAGCGCTCACTAATTTTTACCAAAACGTATCCGAATTCGTAGAACAAGAAGGACAAAAAATCGCCGAACGTAACGGCGGTTTCATCACCGGGGTTCCCTGGCGTACGGTCAGCAATAGTGGCGTGACCTACCACAACAGCATTGCCTCCATCCCGCTTGATCCCGGCGATGGCCGCCAACGGGTTTACCACAAACAAAAACTGGTCCCGTTTGGCGAATACGTGCCCATGCAATCGCTTATACGCGGGCTAATTCCATTTTTCGATTTACCCATGTCTGGCTTTACCCCCGGAAAATCCAGCCAACCCAATCTGACGGCGCTGGGGCACAGCATCGCCCCGTTTATCTGCTATGAAATTCTCTATCCGGAACTGGTGGCCGACCGCAGCCACGACGCCGATGTGCTGCTGACCATCAGCAACGATGCCTGGTTCGGCACCTCTGCCGGCCCCTTGCAGCATTTTCAGATGGCCCGTATGCGTGCCCTGGAAACCGGCCGATGGTTGCTACGCGGCACCAATAATGGGGTCACCGCAGTGATCAACGAGCACGGCAAGGTAGTGGATGCCCTGCCACAATTCGAGCGCGACGTGCTGCTCAGCCAGTACCAGCCCCGCCAGGGCACCACTCCATTCATGGCCACGGGGGTATGGCCCTGGCTACTGCTGGCCTGCCTAATAGTGTGGGCAGGGTGGCGGGGCCGAATCAGGACATCGCCCAATATTCCATTATGATATATGCTTATTCCTTAATTTGACTTTGTTCTCCGGCCAGCCTATAACAGTGGCATTGTCGCATCCTAACGGGAGAGCACCATGTCACGCCCTGAAGTCAAAGCGTTCTTTGACCACGACACTAATACAATCAGCTATGTCGTTACCGACCCGCAAAGCCGCCACTGCGCCATCGTAGACTCTGTACTGGATTACGACCCCAGCGCGGGTCGCACCCGACACACCAGTGCCGAGCAAATCGTTAACTACGTGAAACAAGAAAGTCTCACCGTGGATTGGCTGCTGGAAACCCACGTCCATGCTGACCACCTTTCCGCCGCACCTTGGATTCAACAACAGGTAGGTGGCCAGCTGGCCATTGGCGAGCACATCAGCACCGTGCAGGAAACCTTTAGCAAGATCTTTAACGCCGGCACCGAGTTTGCCCGCGACGGTAGTCAGTTCGATCATCTGTTCAAGGATGGTGAGACTTACAAAGTAGGGAATCTGCAGGCTCGAGCCATTCACACGCCTGGGCACACCCCGGCTTGCATGAGCCACGTGATCGGCGATTCGGTCTTCGTCGGGGACACCTTGTTCATGCCAGACTACGGCACCGCCCGCTGCGATTTTCCCGGTGGAGATGCTCGCACTCTATACCATTCCATTCAGAAGTTACTCGCTCTGCCGGACGAAACCCGCATGTTTCTGTGCCACGACTACCTACCAGAGAACCGCGAAGAATTCGTTTGGGAAACCACCGTGGGTGATCAGCGCAAACACAACATTCATGTTCATGAAGGCGTCAGCGAAGAAGAGTTCGTCACCATGCGAGAAACCCGCGATGCCTCCCTGGACATGCCGCGCCTAATCCTGCCATCGGTGCAGATCAACATGCGCGCCGGGCACCTTCCTCCCGAGGAAGACAATGGCATCAGCTACCTGAAAATCCCCCTGAACGCACTCTAAGAGAATGCCCATGCCAGTTGATGACTCTGTCTGGGATGTGGTGATTGTGGGCGGCGGCGCTGCCGGCCTCGCGGCGGCGGCCAGCCTGCTCAAACGCAAGCCCTCCCTATCGATAGCGATCGTAGAACCCAGCGATCGCCACTATTATCAACCCGCCTGGACCCTGGTGGGCGGCGGCTGCTTCAACCCCGCAGATACCTGCCGCTCCACCGCTTCGCTAATACCGGCCAATGCCAAATGGATTCGCAGCGAGGTGACGGGCTTCCTGCCGCAGCAGAACCAAGTCATTGTGGAAAATCACCAGCATCTGAGCTATCGCAGCTTAGTGGTGGCCCCCGGCCTAGAACTGAACTGGGGAGCCATTGCCGGTCTTGAAGAGACCTTGGGCAAGAATGGCGTGACCAGTAACTACCACTACGATCTCGCGCCCTACACCTGGGAATGCGTGCAATTGCTCAAGCAAGGCCGCGCCCTGTTTACTCAGCCGGCCATGCCCATAAAGTGCGCCGGCGCCCCACAGAAGGCCATGTACCTGTCCTGCCATCACTGGGAGAAACAGGGCTACCTAGGCGACATTGACGTGCAGTTTCACAATGCTGGGGGCGTACTGTTCGGCGTTTCCAAGTTTGTGCCTCCGCTGATGGAATACGTAAAGCGCTACGGCGCCAACCTGAATTTCACCAGCACCCTGATTGCCGTAGAGGGCCCAACGAAGACCGCCACCTTCCGCGACACCGCTGAAGATGGCAGCACCATTGAGCGTACCGAATGCTTCGACATGCTTCATGTGGTGCCGCCACAACGCGCCCCGGAATTCATCCGCGACAGCGAGCTTGCCAATGAAAGCGGCTGGGTCGCCGTCGATGAAGCCACCCTGCAACACCCCCACTATGGCAATGTATTCAGCCTCGGGGATGTGTGTGGCGCCAGCAATGCCAAAACCGCTGCCGCGGTGCGTAAGCAGGCGCCCGTGGTAGCAGAAAACCTGCTCGCCCACCTCGCCGACCGCCCCATGCCCGCCCGCTACACCGGATACGGCGCCTGTCCGCTCACCGTGGAACAGGGCAAGGTGGTAATGGCCGAGTTCGGCTATGGCGGCAAACTGCAACCCACCTTCCCACTCAAACCCGCGGTGGCTCGCACCAGCATGTGGTGGCTCAAGCGCTACGCCATGCCGCGCATCTATTTCTCCATGATGCTGAAAGGGCACGAATGGCTGGCAAAACCAGGAAAACCATAAGGCACTAAGGCGATGAGACTTCCTGGCTGGCTCGCAGCATCACAATGGCTCCCACTCTATAACCGGCAGACTGCCGCTCAGGATGGGGTTGCCGCAGTTGTCGTCACCATCATGCTGATTCCGCAGAGTTTGGCCTACGCCATGCTCGCCGGCCTTCCCCCGCAAGTGGGACTCTACGCCAGCATCCTGCCGCTAGTGGCTTACGCCCTGTTTGGCTCCAGCCGCACCCTAGCCGTTGGCCCGGTGGCTGTGGCTTCGCTGATGACCGCCGCCGCCGCCAGTGAAATTGCCGCCGCCGGCACCCCTGAATACATCGCCTCAACCATCATTCTGGCCGCCCTGTCCGGTGCTATCCTGATACTCATGGCCCTGTTCAAACTGGGCTGGATCGCCAACCTGTTGTCGCACCCGGTGGTGAGTGGTTTCATCACCGCCTCCGGAATTCTGATCGCCGCGAGCCAACTTAAACACCTGCTTGGTGTCCCGCTCAGCGGCCGCAACCTTTATGAACTGGGTGCGTCTCTCTATCACCACCTGCCCGACATTCATCTACCCACCCTCATTCTTGGCGGCACAGCCACGGTCTTCCTGTTCTGGGTGCGCAGGTCTTTCAAGCCGCTGCTGCTGAAAATGGGGCTAACGCCCTTCTGGGCAGATCTAATCAGCAAGGCCGGGCCCGTGTTGGCAGTACTGGCCACCACCCTGCTTGCTGCCAGCCTGCGTCTCGACCAGCAAGGTGTCGACATCGTCGGTGACATACCCAGCGGTCTGCCCGGTTTCATCATGCCCGCCATGGACACAGAACTCTGGCGGCAACTTCTAGTGCCTGCACTACTGATAAGCCTGATCGGGTTTGTGGAATCCATTTCCGTGGCCCAGACCTTGGCGGCCAAGCGGCGCCAGCGTATCAATCCAGACCAGGAACTGATGGGGCTAGGAACGGCCAACTTGGCCAGCGCCTTCAGCGGCGGCTTCCCGGTGACTGGGGGGTTTTCCCGCTCTGTGGTCAACTTTGATGCCGGAGCCCAAACCCCCATGGCCGGGGTCTTCACCGCTGTAGGCATCGCCTTAACCGCGCTATTGCTTACCGGTCTGTTCGTCTTCCTGCCCAAGGCCACTTTGGCCGCCACCATTGTGGTGGCGGTACTCTCACTGGTTGACCTGGCCACCCTGAAGCACACTTGGCATTTTTCCCGGCTGGATTTCACCGCCATGATAATCACCATTGTCGGCGTGCTGGGCTGGGGTGTGGAAGCCGGGGTCATGGCCGGGGTGATCAGTTCCCTAGCGCTGTATCTATGGCGCACCAACCAACCCCATGTGGCCGAGATTGGTCTTGTTCCTGGCACCGAGCATTTCCGCAATGTGCAACGACACGCCGTTAAGGTGTCACCGCGAATTATGAGTATGCGCATCGATGAGTCCCTGTACTTCGCCAACATCCGCCGCCTGGAAGACCAGATCTACGATGCGGCCCTGCAACGGCCACAAACCGAACATGTGGTTCTGATGGGCACCGCCATCAACCATCTTGATGCCAGCGCCATCGATGGCCTGCTCAGTCTCAACCGCAGGCTGGCCGACGCAGGCATCACGCTTCACTTCTCGGAGATCAAGGGACCCGTAATGGATCAGTTCAAGCGGGCGGCGTTACCCGAACAGCTTAGCGGCAAGATCTACCTGACCCATTATCAGGCCATGCAGGATCTGGCACCGGAATGTATAAAACAACAGGACCGCCAAGACGAAGAAGACTTGCAGCCCCCACATACCCCGGTAAGCTGACAGCAAATCATCAAGGAGTCTCCATGACGACTACCAAGAAATTGACCGACACCCTCTTTGTCGCAGAACAGCTGCAGCCAGAAGATATGGCTGAGCTGGCCAAAGCGGGCTTCAAGATGGTCATCAACAACCGCCCCGATGGTGAAGATGAAAACCAACCCAGTAGCGCCGAAATGGCCGCCGCCGCCGAGGCAGCGGGCCTGGAATACGCTCACCAGCCTGTGGTGGGCAGTAACATCAGCGAAACCGATATCGACGGCTTCGACGCCATCGTCTCGCTGGCAGAAACACCAGTATTAGCGTTTTGCCGTACGGGAACCCGCAGCACAATGCTGTGGGCCCTGACCCAGGCCAGCGAACAAGACAACGCCCGCATTCTTGCCACCGCAGAACAAGCCGGTTACGACCTGAGCGGGCTGGTAGAGCGGCTCGATCAGCGCCGAGGCCAATAACAACGTGCAGCGAGCCTTGCGAGTAATACGCTGGTTACCCGCCAGCGACTGGCTGGCTCGCTATACCCGCGCCGATGCCGCCGGTGACGGCTTGGCCGCTATTATCGTGACCATTTTGTTGGTACCCCAGGGGCTGGCATACGCACTCTTGGCGGGTATGCCCCCTGAAACCGGGCTGTATGCCAGCATGTTGCCTTTGATTGTTTACGGCCTATTCGGCACCAGCAGCAGCCTGTCCGTTGGGCCGGCGGCACTCACATCACTGATTACCGCCTCCGCCGCCGGCGCCCTCGCCCACGGAGATCCTCAGCTGTTTATCCAGGCGGCTATTGGCATGGGGCTGCTCTCTGGAGCGGTGCTAATAATAATGGCGGTGTTACGCCTGGGCTGGCTGACTAACCTGCTTAGTCACCCTGTCATCATCGGTTTTGTAAGTGGCTGTGCCATTTTGATCGCCAGCAGCCAGCTCAAGCACCTGCTGGGCATCCCTGCCAGCGGCAATAACATTGTGCAACTGGGCCGCAGTTTGAGCGCACATTTAAATCAGAGTCACTGGCTCACCGTGGCCATTAGTGCCATCGCCATTGCCTCCCTGCTTATCCCTAAACAACTCAATGGCGCATTCAAGCGTAGCCGTTTACCCGCTTGGCTCGCCGCCTTCATGGGCAAATCCGGCCCGATTCTGGCGGTGCTGGTCACCACTGTGTTGGCATTTTCCTTCGACTTGGATCAACAGGGCTTAGCCATTGTGGGCGCAATCCCCAGCGGCCTGCCCCATCTATCCACCCCACAAATGGACTGGAACCACTGGAAGGCCGTGGCAACACCCGCTCTGTTATTAGCGCTGATCGGTTTCGTGGAATCCATTTCTTTGGCACAGGCGCTGGCTGCCCGCCGCCGGGAGCGAATTTCCCCTAATCGGGAACTGATGGGGCTGGGTTTGGCTAACCTGGCTAGCGGCCTATCCGGCTCCTTTGCTGTCACCGGCAGTTTTTCCCGCACCACGGTGAGTTTCGAGGCCGGAGCCCGGACCCCCATGACCAGCCTGCTCACCGGTATGGGCATTGCCCTGGTGGCCCTGTTTTTCACCGGTCTATTTTACGCTTTACCCTTGGCCACCCTCGCCGCGATCATTGTGGTGGGCATTATTCCTTTGATCGAACTAGGGGAAATTCGCCAGCTATGGCGATACAGCCGTCCGGATAGCATCGCTATGGTGGTCACCTTATTCGGGGTGTTATTAATCAATGTGCAAAGCGGCTTGCTTATCGGAGTAGGATTGTCCGTGGTGCTGTTCTTGTGGCGCACCAGCCAACCCCATGTGGCCGAAGTCGGCCTGGTGCCCGGCACACAGCATTTTCGTAACATTGACCGTCACGACGCCATTATCTCCGATCAGATTCTGTCCATACGCGTGGATGAGTCACTGTATTTTGGGAATGCTCGGCCACTGGAGGATCTGCTCTACGATCATGCCATGGGCCGTCCCGGTGTTGCTCATGTGGTGCTGATGTGCTCCGCCATCAATCACTTGGATGCCAGTGCTGTACAGAGCCTAGAAAGCCTCAACGCGCGGCTCGACGCCGCCGGCGTACAGTTACATCTATCTGAAGTAAAAGGCCCAGTGATGGACCGGCTGACGAAAACCCACTTGCTGAGCACTCTCAGCGGCCAGGTTTTTCTCAGCCAATATCAGGCCATTGAAGCGCTCGGCGGAGCCACCAAGACACCTGACGCCGTATAGCACCAAGAAGCGACACGCCTCTTACCCTAGCGTTTACAAAAATCGAGCGTGATACCACACTAGGGCCAACCACTCATACCAAATCTCCGGCACCATAGATATGGCCCCCGCAGAGGGAAGCCATTCCTGCTTCGGCAACCGTTTGCTCCACGCCGCCTGAGCCAACACACCCTGGCTCTGGAAACACAGCAAGGCCCTGGGCAAGTGGGCCCGATCACTGACCAACAACACCTCATCTATGCCTCGATCAGCTAACAGCTCAGAGCTATAACAAGCGTTCTCCCAAGTATTTCGGCTACGGAATTCTTTAATTACATCCAGCCGCGGCCAGCGCCGCAGCGCTTGCTCCGCCATTAAGTCTGCCTCTGTGGGCTCATCATCGTGCTTAGGGGGCTGACCGCCGCCACTGACCAGTAGTGGCAAGCCGTGCTCATGGGCCAGCTCTGCAGCCAATTTCAACCGACGCAGCCCTCGGGTATTCAACGAACTTCGGCCTTTTCGTTGGCGCCGCCCCGCGCCCAACACCACCACAGCCTGGGGCGTAATGCCGGTAATCCGGCGCGGTAAAGGCGGCAGAAAACTGCGCACCACCGCCGGCAAGCTGGCGCCCACCAACACCAGCAACGCTAGGTACGTCAGCATCATTGGCAGGCCCTCACGGCTGCCACGGCCCACCGCCGCCCCTGCTCGAGGTATTTATCATTGAGATTGCACATCTGGGCACCCGCGTATTGAGAAATCCAAGCTAAGCTCATGTATCCTATATCTCCTTCACGGTCGGAATGTTTCCTTCAACCGCCCTGTTCCCGTTTGTTTTATGATCAAGAAAAGAGAGCCGATGGACGTACAGTATCGCCCCGATCAGATCGAAGCCCAAGCCCAGCAATACTGGGATGACAATCAAAGCTTCAAGGTCACCGAGGATGCCAGCAAAGAAAAGTTCTATTGCCTGAGCATGTTCCCCTACCCATCTGGCCGCCTGCACATGGGCCATGTGCGTAATTACAGCATCGGCGATGTGGTCAGCCGTTACCAGCGCATGCTAGGCAAAAACGTGCTGCAACCCATGGGCTGGGATGCATTCGGCCTGCCGGCAGAAAATGCGGCGATCAAAAACAAGGTAGCGCCTGCCAAATGGACTTTCGAGAACATCGACTACATGCGCGGGCAGCTGCAGCGTCTGGGCTTCGGCTACGACTGGGGCCGGGAACTGGCCACCTGTACGCCAGAATATTATCGCTGGGAACAATGGTTTTTCACCAAGCTGTACGAGAAAGGCCTAGTGTATCGGAAAATGTCCACGGTGAACTGGGACCCGGTAGACCAAACTGTGTTGGCCAACGAACAGGTCATTGATGGCCGTGGCTGGCGCTCCGGCGCACTGGTGGAACAAAAAGAAATTCCCCAGTGGTTTATCAAAATCACCGACTACGCCGACGAACTGCTGAATGATCTGGATCAGCTGGATGGTTGGCCAGAACAAGTTAAGACCATGCAGCGCAACTGGATCGGTCGCTCTGAAGGGGTGGAATTAGACTTCCCCATTGAGGGAGAAGAGTCTCTGCGCGTTTACACTACGCGCCCGGACACCCTCATGGGCGTGAGTTACGTGGCCGTGGCCGCCGGCCACCCGTTGGCACAAAAAGCCGCCGCCGCCAATCACGAAGTTGCGGACTTCATAAAAGAATGCCAGAACACCAAGACCGCCGAAGCCGACATGGCCACCATGGAGAAGAAAGGTATCTACACCGGCCTAACGGCCACCCACCCGATCAGCGGTGAAGCGGTACCGGTATGGATCGCCAATTTCGTGCTGATGGGCTACGGCACCGGCGCGGTAATGGCCGTGCCCGCCCATGATCAGCGCGATTTTGAATTTGCGCAAAAATACGGCCTACCCATCAACCAGGTGATTGAACCAGCCAACGGTGAGCCCATCGATCTGGCACTCGAAGCCTTCACCGGAAAAGGCACCCTGATACATTCTGGTGAATTCGATGGGCTGTCTTCCGCCGAGGCCTTCAACGCTATTGCTAACTGGCTTAGCGAACGCTCCCTTGGCGAAAAGAAAGTGAACTACCGGCTACGTGATTGGGGTGTTTCCCGCCAGCGTTACTGGGGCACCCCCATTCCCATGGTGGAAACCGAAGACGGCACCCTACACCCCACTCCAGAAGACCAGCTGCCCGTGGCGCTGCCCACCGATGTGGAAATGGATGGCGTCACCAGCCCTATCAAAGCCGACCCGGAGTGGGCCAAAACCACGTTTAACGGCCAGCCCGCCCTGCGCGAAACCGATACCTTCGATACCTTTATGGAGTCCAGCTGGTATTACGCTCGCTACTGCTCACCACAAAGCGACACCGCCATGCTGGACCCGGCAGCCACCAATTACTGGCTGCCCGTAGACCAGTACATTGGCGGTATAGAACATGCCATTTTGCACCTCCTTTATTCTCGCTTCTTCCACAAGTTACTGCGCGATACTGGGCTGGTGAACTGCGACGAACCGTTCAAGCAACTCCTCTGTCAGGGCATGGTGCTCAAAGACGGTGCCAAAATGTCCAAGTCCAAGGGCAACACCGTGGACCCGCAGCAAATGATTGAAGAATACGGCGCCGACACTGTGCGCCTATTCATGATGTTTGCCGCGCCACCAGAGCAGTCTCTGGAATGGAACGACGCAGGCGTAGAAGGCGCCTTCCGCTTTATCAAGCGTCTATGGCGCCTGGTTGCCGAACATGTGGAAGCCGGCAATACCGGCACTCTGGATGTAAACGCATTGGACGACGCCGGCAAGGCACTTCGCCGCAAAACCCACGAAACCATTCAAAAGGTCAGCGACGACTACGGCCGCCGCAACACCTTCAACACCGCCATCGCTGCGGTGATGGAATTGATTAATGAAGTGAGCAAGTTCGACGCTGCCACTGACAATGCCCTCGCGGTGAAACAAGAAGCGCTGGAAGCCGCCGTACTGCTGCTGGCTCCCATCATTCCCCATGCGGGGCACAGCCTGTGGCAAGCCCTAGGCCATGACGAGGCGGTCATTGACGCTAGTTGGCCGAGTGTAGATGAGAGCGCACTGGTAAAAGACAGTATCGAGCTTGTGGTACAGGTAAATGGCAAGGTCCGCGCCAAACTGAACGTGCCCGCCAATGCCGATAAAGCATCGGTGGAAAGCCTTGCTATGGACGAGCCTAACGTGAAGAAATTCACTGAAGGCAAAACCGTGCGTAAAGTGATCGTAGTGCCGGGTAAACTGGTGAATATCGTCGCCAACTAATCCGCGATTCGCACCCCCGGGGCAAACTCCACCTCTTACAACCATATTTTATATGCTTTTGTATGACGCGGACGCCCCGGCAAACACGGCTCCTAGCCGGCTCCTAGCCGGCTCCAGCCATCAGCTTGAAGACGCATAAGCGCCACTTGCCCCACGAGGTTTGCATGAAGGTTATCGCCGCCATCACCACCGTACTCTTAACCCTGTTGGTTTCTGCCTGCGGCTGGCAACTGCGCGGCGAAACCAGCGTACCCTCCATGGAAAGCCTATCGCTCATGGGGGCAAGCACAGAGCTGAAATACAGCTTGGAAGATGAGCTGGAAAACCAAGGCGTACTAGTGCACAACGAGTCCCCCTATCAGCTGATCATTGATGACGAAGAGTGGATGCGCCGCACTTCCGCTGTCGATAATCAGGGCCGCCAAGCGGAAATTGAACTGCGTTACACCCTTTACTGGCACCTGCGCGATGTAAAAACCGGCGCCCTGCTCACCACCCCCAAACGCATGATGGCGCTGCGCAGCCTGCCCTGGTACCCGGAAAACGCCACCGCGTCCTCAGATGAAGAGCAACTGGTGCGCGACGACTTGTACGAAGATATGACCTTCCGGCTGATCAACCAGATCGCTGCGGCCTCTAAGGGGTGGGAGACCTACTAATGCGCCTGCGTCCCGAACAACTTGGCAAGCACCTGTCCGCGACGCTGTTGCCCGTTTATCTAGTTGCCGGTGACGAACCCCTACAGCAAGGCGAACTCATCGACGATTTACGCCGAGCGGCTCGCGACCAAGGCTTTGACGAACGCCAACGCTTTTCCAGTGATACCGGCATCGACTGGAACGCCCTGCTCAATGAATCACAGAGCATGAGCCTGTTTGGTGGCCGCCGGATTCTTGAACTGGTCCTGAACGACAAACGCCCGGATAAAACCGGCAGCCAAATTCTTCGTGATGTTCTCGCCAGCCTGAAAGGCGAAGCCAGTAGCGACACCCTGTTATTGATTCGTTGCTCGCGACTGGATCGACGCAAGGACTGGAATAGCGCCTGGGTAAAAGCCCTAGATGAAATGGGCGCAGTGATTGAAGTCTGGCCTGTAGAAGGAAATGGCCTACGCAACTGGCTACAGGAACGCCTAACCAGCCGCGGGCTGCGCGCCAGTGAAGACGCCCTCGCCCTGCTGATCGAACGCAGTGAAGGTAATCTGCTGGCCGCCGCTCAAGAAGTGGACAAACTGGCCCTGCTAGTGGAAGACGGCCAAGTCGGGCCGGAAGACGTGCAGCAAGCAGTGGGCGACTCCAGCCGCTACTCGCCGTTCGATCTCACCGACGCCACCGCCCAAGGTGATAGCCAACGGGTCATGCACATCATCCAGACCCTTCGCGCTGAAGGCGTAGAACCCCCTGTATTACTGTGGGCCTTGAGCCGCGACATCCGCCTGCTCGATGGCATGCTCGGCGGCGGACCGCCCCCGCGCCTGCCCCCGCAAAGGGTACGCGCCATGCAGAATCAGGCCCAACGCCTTAACCCCCAGCAATTACGCATTGCCCAAGCCTGCGCCATCCGCGCCGACCAATGCGTCAAAGGCATGGCCAAAGGCGACCCTTGGAAACACATCATTTCTCTGGCTCTGCGCCTAGCCGGCCACCCCCTGCCCCGCAGTATGGAACGGTAAAGCTCCGATCCGTAGCCGTTCCTTTTGAGGAACAAAATCAAGAACCGACTTTCTGTGAGAGCCTACCTGCAAGCAAAGGCTGCAACACGACTAAGGCCCGTGGCCACACGCCCCCCCTGCCCGCGAAATTCAGTTAACCGTTCAAAGTGAACCATTCAGAAGAACAAAAGCCGAGCATGTTGCTGTTTCATCACCGACTTGTTATTTGCCCCATCGATTGGCACGAATTACCACCTAGCAGGGGCAACACTCTGCTAGCCTATCCTCACTTCTTCCTTACCGGCGCAAAACAACAATGAGCGAACTACCGGATACCTCATCCATCAGCTTTACCGCCTTGTACACTGGGCATGTATGGGCCAAAGATGGATTGGCAGCCCCCTTCTTCCGCACGCGTGGCGGCGCCTTACTGTATGGCGCGCTGGCCCCGTTTGAATATATGGGGCGGCGCATTGCCGGTGGCAATATTCGTACCTTTCTTCTGCAACGCCACCTGGTTATCGACCACCGCTTGCACCAGCTAATTAACAGTGGCGTAACCCAGGTAGTGGAAATCGCCTGCGGCCTGTCGCCCCGCGGCCACCGCTTCTGCCAGCAATATCCGCAGCTCACCTACATCGAAACCGACTTGCCGGACATGGCCCGCCGCAAACAACACCTCCTCACAGAACATCAAGTGCTAAGCGAACGCCACCGGGTGATGCCCATCAATATTTTTGCTGACGTCGGCGAGCTAAGCCTGGGCCATGTTCTTGGCCAACTGGACACCAGCAAACCGGTAGTGGTCATCACCGAAGGGCTGGTGAATTATTTTCCACTGGCGGTGATCTCCGAGTTCTGGCGCAAACTGGCCACCGCCCTGGGAGCATTCCCCC
This window contains:
- the lnt gene encoding apolipoprotein N-acyltransferase; the protein is MRDRLLALIAGLLFPLAFAPYDLWPLLFVSIGLGYWCQQQASSAREALLRGWLYGLGMFAFGISWVHVSMHDYGFMPLWMAIPFTGLFAAFLALFYGLTFYASWRLGRSALAFAGIWLLLDWLRGVLLTGFPWLYAGYALIDSPFATLAPIGGVWLLTLSAVLISACLIRLTNWRRGGYAGLVASSALLILTAASHTLTFTQPSGSAQKVALVQGNIPQDLKWQLSMRERTQQIYQDLTRDIPADTLVVWPESALTNFYQNVSEFVEQEGQKIAERNGGFITGVPWRTVSNSGVTYHNSIASIPLDPGDGRQRVYHKQKLVPFGEYVPMQSLIRGLIPFFDLPMSGFTPGKSSQPNLTALGHSIAPFICYEILYPELVADRSHDADVLLTISNDAWFGTSAGPLQHFQMARMRALETGRWLLRGTNNGVTAVINEHGKVVDALPQFERDVLLSQYQPRQGTTPFMATGVWPWLLLACLIVWAGWRGRIRTSPNIPL
- a CDS encoding NAD(P)/FAD-dependent oxidoreductase, whose product is MPVDDSVWDVVIVGGGAAGLAAAASLLKRKPSLSIAIVEPSDRHYYQPAWTLVGGGCFNPADTCRSTASLIPANAKWIRSEVTGFLPQQNQVIVENHQHLSYRSLVVAPGLELNWGAIAGLEETLGKNGVTSNYHYDLAPYTWECVQLLKQGRALFTQPAMPIKCAGAPQKAMYLSCHHWEKQGYLGDIDVQFHNAGGVLFGVSKFVPPLMEYVKRYGANLNFTSTLIAVEGPTKTATFRDTAEDGSTIERTECFDMLHVVPPQRAPEFIRDSELANESGWVAVDEATLQHPHYGNVFSLGDVCGASNAKTAAAVRKQAPVVAENLLAHLADRPMPARYTGYGACPLTVEQGKVVMAEFGYGGKLQPTFPLKPAVARTSMWWLKRYAMPRIYFSMMLKGHEWLAKPGKP
- a CDS encoding SulP family inorganic anion transporter, which encodes MRLPGWLAASQWLPLYNRQTAAQDGVAAVVVTIMLIPQSLAYAMLAGLPPQVGLYASILPLVAYALFGSSRTLAVGPVAVASLMTAAAASEIAAAGTPEYIASTIILAALSGAILILMALFKLGWIANLLSHPVVSGFITASGILIAASQLKHLLGVPLSGRNLYELGASLYHHLPDIHLPTLILGGTATVFLFWVRRSFKPLLLKMGLTPFWADLISKAGPVLAVLATTLLAASLRLDQQGVDIVGDIPSGLPGFIMPAMDTELWRQLLVPALLISLIGFVESISVAQTLAAKRRQRINPDQELMGLGTANLASAFSGGFPVTGGFSRSVVNFDAGAQTPMAGVFTAVGIALTALLLTGLFVFLPKATLAATIVVAVLSLVDLATLKHTWHFSRLDFTAMIITIVGVLGWGVEAGVMAGVISSLALYLWRTNQPHVAEIGLVPGTEHFRNVQRHAVKVSPRIMSMRIDESLYFANIRRLEDQIYDAALQRPQTEHVVLMGTAINHLDASAIDGLLSLNRRLADAGITLHFSEIKGPVMDQFKRAALPEQLSGKIYLTHYQAMQDLAPECIKQQDRQDEEDLQPPHTPVS
- a CDS encoding MBL fold metallo-hydrolase; this translates as MSRPEVKAFFDHDTNTISYVVTDPQSRHCAIVDSVLDYDPSAGRTRHTSAEQIVNYVKQESLTVDWLLETHVHADHLSAAPWIQQQVGGQLAIGEHISTVQETFSKIFNAGTEFARDGSQFDHLFKDGETYKVGNLQARAIHTPGHTPACMSHVIGDSVFVGDTLFMPDYGTARCDFPGGDARTLYHSIQKLLALPDETRMFLCHDYLPENREEFVWETTVGDQRKHNIHVHEGVSEEEFVTMRETRDASLDMPRLILPSVQINMRAGHLPPEEDNGISYLKIPLNAL
- a CDS encoding TIGR01244 family sulfur transferase; the protein is MTTTKKLTDTLFVAEQLQPEDMAELAKAGFKMVINNRPDGEDENQPSSAEMAAAAEAAGLEYAHQPVVGSNISETDIDGFDAIVSLAETPVLAFCRTGTRSTMLWALTQASEQDNARILATAEQAGYDLSGLVERLDQRRGQ